A window of Maioricimonas rarisocia genomic DNA:
GCGCCGGTGGTGGAAGGTGGCTGGCGACCACGCGGTCGGCAGCCAGCGAACACTCGTAGGTGAGGTTCGAACCGTAACGCAGTTGAAACGTGACGTCAGTCATTCCGGAGTGCATCCCTTCGCCTGGTGCGCAATCCGCGAATATAGAAGTCACGCTCCGCGCGGGTCAACCTGCCCGATCGATGAAGCGGCCTGCCGGGAATGGCGAGCATCACGGTCGCCTCACCCCATCGGAACCGGGAAACTGCCGGCCTGCGGCATGGCGGGACGACCGACCGGTCCTGTATGTTGGGGAGATCGTCCGGTCACGGTCGTGGCCGGATTGCTGCAGAATCGATCAGGGACCAGTACTGCGTCGACGACGGGAGCCCGATGACGGTCGACGATGACGAACTGATGATCCGTCTTCAGGGCGGTGACGATTCGGCGTTCGAAGAGCTGCTCGAGCGGTACCAGGGACCGCTGCAGGGGTTCTTCTTTCGCAACACTCGCGATGCGCAGCTGTCGGAAGACCTGACGCAGGAGACGCTGCTGAAGGTGTACAACCAGGCGTGGGACTACCTTCCGTCGGGCCGTTTTCGGGGGTGGATGTATCGAATCGCCCGGAATCTGCTGATTGACGATGTCCGTAAGCGGTCGCACGATGCGCTGGTGAAGGCCCTGAAGCGGAGCCCGAATACCGAAGATGACGCGATGCAGCGTCTGGCGGCCGAGGTCCTCACGCCGTCGGAACGGGCCAGCGCCCGGGAATTCGTCGATCTGGTCGATCGGCTGCTGGGAGAGATCCCCGAAGAACAGCGGCAGGTGTTTCTGCTGCATCATTATGTGGGGCTCAGCCTGCCGGAAGTGGCCGAAAGCATGGAGATCCCTCTGGCGACCAGCAAGAGCCGGCTGCGGCTGGCACGCGAGAAACTGACAGTGAAACTGCGGGCTCATGGTGTGCAGGCGCCGGGCTCGGCAACGTGATTCCTGCGAAGGGACCGGGAAGCTGCGAAACGACGTGATCCGCAGTATGTGTGAAGGCGTTGCCCTTGTGCGGACGGGTGCGATACTTCAGGTGCGATAACTCAACCGGGACGGAACGTCGGGCCAGAGTCGAGTGTCAACCGACGGGACGCTGGATGTCGCGGCGGTTGCAGGAAGGTATGGCAAACCGATGAGCTATTTCAGTCGTCTTTCGGATATCGTTACGTGCAATCTTTCGGCACTGCTCGCAGAGTCGGACGATCCTGCGGCCACGTTGACCGAAATCATCAACGAGATGCAGCAGGGAATTGCCGGGGCCCGTCGCAGTGTGTCGACCGCCCGTGACAATGTCGTCCGCATCGAGTCGGAGATCTTCGAACAGCGGCAGACCATCGACGACTGGATGGACCAGGCGCGATCGGCACTGTCGGCCGGTGAAGAAGAGACAGCCCGCCGGCACCTGATGCGCAAGCGCGAAGTCGAAGACCTGATCGCGGGGCTCGAGCAGCAGCTCTCTGCGGCGACCGCGACCCGAAATCATCTGCAGACGATGCTGAATGCTCTCGAAGCGCGACTGCACGATGCGCGACGGCGACTTGCGTCGCTGGAAGCAGGGCAACCTGCGACGGAAGTGGCGTCAGGGGATGGCTCACCGGGCGGGGGGGATGTGGACGACGACAGTCGCCTGCGGGATGTCGAGGCCGACCTCGAGGCCCTCCGCCGCGAACTGCAATAGCCGACTGAGCGGTCTTCACAAACCCTAACGCTTTCTTTACTTGCGCCACACATTGGGGCTCTGGAGGTGTCTGGAAATCGCTCCTGTGCTTGAATTCAGTTAAACGAACTCTGATAATGATGGATCTGCACCTTTGATGTCAGTTCCTTGAACGCTGTGGAAGAGTTCTGATGCTGAAAGAAAAAGACCTGGAGCAGTTCAAGACGCTTCTCATCACGTTGCAGGCCCGACTTCGGGGCGACGTGAATCATCTGAGCACAGGCGCGTTGAACGGCGGTCAGGACTCGAAGAGCCCCACTCACATGGCGGAGCTGGGCACGGACGCTTACGAGCAGGACTTCTCTCTGAGCCTGATGGAGAGTGAGCAGAACGTGCTCGAAGAGATTCGTGACGCTCTGAAGCGGATCGAAGAGGGGACCTACGGGCTCTGCGAAGGTTGCCTTGCAGAAGGCAAATCGCACTCGAAGTCGTCGATCCCGAAGACTCGCCTGAAGGTTCTGCCGCATGCACGCAACTGCGTGGAATGCGAGCGGAAGCGCGAAGAACTGTCTGCCTGAGTCGCGAAGCGGGCCGATTGCCGAAAATAGAATGCGGGCCGAACCGACGCCACGATGCTGGTGGTGCGCCTGACGGTCCCGCAGCGCTTTCGGTGCGTCCTCTTCCGGCTCGGTGCCGTTCATCTCGGTTCGCAGTGAGCGCCGCGGTAAGATGGCCCTTTCGGGACGGTCACTCCGCGGGGACTTCTGACGATGATGGCCGCCGCTTGCTCGTCGTGCCGGGGCGAGCAAGGCACCCCGGATGCCTGGCCATCGATTGCTGAGGGACAGCCTCCAACGATGCACTGGCGAAGCCAGTGGCACACACGCAACATCCCGATTCGCCGCGGGTGAACGCTTGCGTCAGGCGAAGCCTGGGCTGAGCATTCTGTCGCGGGAATGCGGGGATTCCGCGATTGGATATCATGCGGGAATCTGTTTCATTCTCCAGCTCGGGCAGGCGCAGTTGAGGTCGCAGGGCAGGTTTGCCTGGGCGATGTGCTGCTCGTTGGGTGGCTGGCGGTCGTCGCGCAGCGACGCCCCCAGTCGAACAGCGGGTTGACGATCACGTGACCGGAGCGGACGCAACTTCCGGCAACGATACCGGGGGCTGAACTCGCTTCGCACGTTCCGACCCCGGCCCTCCGCTCCCTCACGGTCGCGGCTCGTTTACGGTCGCGGCTGTTGCCGGGATATCGGCATGCCCACCCGCCTTCGGCGTGAGGGCATGGCACCCTCCGCGCAACAGACTTCGGGTAGGAAACCGGCCACAGAATGCTCACGTCAGGCGGTTCCTGACCTACGGCAGACAGGAATGTCTGCCCCACTTGTCCGAATGTCTGCCCCACTTGTCCGAATGTCTGCCCCACTTGTCCGAATGTCTGCCCCACTTGTCCGAATGTCTGCCTCACCTGTCCGAATTGCGGTCGGGCAAGGTATCCGTCTTCAGCGCGCGGCTCGCAGAGCCACGTAACGCTATGACTGCGGCGGGGGAGGCGGGAGTTCGTAGAAGCGGTGGTCGTTGCTGGTGCGGCGTCCGGTCGGCGTCGTGGAGACACCCGGCGGAGGAGGCAGCAATTCGACGAATCCCTTGCTGCCGTCAGCGTTCGCAGGCGTCGTCGAACCGCGGCGGCCCGCCTGCTCCGGGACGGGCGGCTGCATCTTCACGATGTGAGCGTCACTGGCGGGTAGACGCCCCAGCGTTGCTGCCATCGCGGCAGTGGTCGCATTCGTGAGGGCCGGCTGGTCGAGTTGCCGCGGCAACTGCACGACCAAGATCTCGGCCTTGAGCTGTCGACTCACGTACTCTTCCAGCGAACCGGCTTTGAGGTCGCCGGAAAACGTGCCGGTTTCGATCCGACCGTCGACGCCGATTTCCGAAAGGCGCGGCGTGGAGACGGTGTTGCCGGTGATCATCGGGCGGCTGCCCAAACCGGATCGCAGGTGGATCACCCGCTGCGGACGAAAGTCCTGCATCAGACGGACCAGTGCCTGTGTTTCGACTTCGCTGGCCGGAGCAGGTCCGGTCAGAGTCGTCGGCCGGGCGGTGAAGCGATCGGAGGGGAAGTTGCGATTCAGGTCCACCCCGCGAAGGTTCGTCATCGTCCCTTCGGCCAGACCGTCGGGATTGGGCGTGCGGACGAATACCACGGAGTAGCCGTTGAGCAGATCGGGTCTGCGCAGGAACTGGTCGAGCAGTTGCTCAACCACAGTGACCGATTCCGACTGATTCCCGTGCAGGCTGCTGGTCACGAGAATCCGCGTAGGACCGTTCCCGAGGCGTCGTGTCTGCAGCGGACGTTTGCCGGTGCTGCGAAACGTGTTGTTCCACAGTTTCGAAGTGCTGCCGGTGCGACGCAGTTCTCCTGATCCGCCGGCACGATTCTTCGCCACATTCTCCGGCGGACGGGCCGGACCGGAGCGATCGGATGGCTCGGCGGGGGCGATCGGACGTCGCACGCCCTGTGAACTGTCGGTATCGTCGCCGAGGGCTTCCGGGTTGCCGAGGTCGACCTGCAACTGGGGTCGGAGCATCTCGGGAGTGAGTGCGTTCGGATCCGGAATCGCAGGGTAGGTGCCGCCCGGGGCCGATGGAGTCGGTGCGGTGGCAGGACCGCCTGGCGACGGCGATGTCTGATAGGTCGGTTGCGGACGTGGTCGTCCGACCGCAGTACAGCCGGCGAACGGCATCGTCAGCAACAGCAGGAGGAGTGCGACCGGGCATCGGGAGAGCATCAGAACCATGACTCCTCCCGGTGGCACGAGGGTCGTCTCTGCAATCGGGTGATCGGCGCCGGCAGGTGCGGGACTGGTGCGGTGACCAGTCGGATACGGATCGCGATGCGGCATGATCATGAAACTACTGTTCAGGGTTCGCTGCGGATACGGCCGGTCGCTTCAGTCTTCTTCCACTCCCAGCCGGTACTTGAGTTCTTCGAAACGCTCGACAAACTCGTCGGTCGACGAGTGGACGTGCTCGCCCTCGGAGAGGAACTTGATCGTCTCGCTGTCACGCAGCCGATAGGTGCCGAGTACGTCGCGGAACGGATCCAGATCGTGCCCGTACATGATGAGCAGCTTGTGCTCGTCGAACTGGACTTCCATCGGCACCCGCGGATTGAGGACGGCGATACCGGTGCAGCCGTCGTCGAGCAGCAGATCTTCGTAGTCCAGCAGGATGCTCTTGAGGATCGGCAGATCGATGTGCTCGCGATAGAGGTCCTGGTGGGGGGCCTCGTCGGCGTTGTGGCTGGATTCGAGGACCACGTCCACTTCGTCGCCGAGCGGATCGAGCAGGTCGATGAACAGGTCCATCAGGTGCTCGCGTGACTCTGCGGCCATGATGACCGGCACATCGATGCCCGAGTCCTTGTCGCGATAGATGTCGTGTCGAAAGCCGGCGCTGGGGACGACTTCGAGATTGAACGACGGGCGCACGGCATCGGTCAGCAGAAAGCTGCCGTAGCGCGCAACGCTCAGGTGCTGTTCGAGCTGCTCGTCGGTGAGGTTGTCAAAGCTACTGTGCCCACGTTCGGGGTAGCCGTCGCGACACGTATTCTTTGTGAGCCGCTTGAGGAATCCCATTACAAATGCGCTCCGGGGTCGGCAGAGGTCGTTGGGCACGTCGAGGGGGAACGGCCCTGGAAAACAGGTTTGTTCCGGCGTGCCAACTCTAGCACGCGGTTCCCGGTGAAGGCCGACGCGAGCGACGCGTTACGGGAAAAAGCGTGTCGACCTGCAAGCAATACACGTCGTGACTCTGTCGGGAAAGTGAGTGAAACCAGGCAAGGCCGCCGGTTATACGATTCGGACGGTCGCCCGGTCGGCGAAACTGCCGGGAATGCCCTCACAGCCCTTTGGGTCACGTACGGTCGTACGGGATCGATCGCCTGTACGATGCGGGGCCGCGTCGGCTACAAAGGAGTTCCCGGCTCATTGCCGAACCGGTCCAACGCTCCCGTCATCCCATGCACAGGAGAGTCTGCACAATGGGAACGCCCCGCGACCTGATTTCTTCCCGGCGAATCGTGGCAATCGTCCTGGCCTGCATGATGCTCACGGTCGGACGCGCCAATGCCGAAACGTCTTCGACCACCGAGCCGACCGAGTCGTGGCAGGTGATTTACATCGGCGGCAAGCGGGTCGGCTACGCCTGGTCGTCCGAGCGGTCCGTCGAGCGCGACGGCCGGACCGTCATCGTGACCGACGTGCTGACTCAGATGACGATCACGCGATTCAACGGCCGGCTGACGATGCGCGTCAAACAGCAGACCGAAGAAGACACCGAAGGAAATCTGCTGAAGTTTGTCTTCGAACTCGCAAACCCGCCGAACAGCAACACGAAGACGGTCGGCATCGTTGAGGGGGATCAACTGCAGTTGACCACGACCAGCGGTGGCCGGACACAGAAGAGTATGCAGGAGTGGGACAATAACGTGAAATCGCCCGCCTGGCAGGAGCGCGTGCTGAGAGAATCACCGCTGGAAGAAGGGGACACGCGCTCGTTCAAGACGTTCGATCCACAGTTCAATCGGGTGGCCGAAATTGGATTGTCGCATGAAGGCACGAAAGAAACCGAACTGCTCGACGGCAAGACGCGCGAGCTCGAACACATCAAGGTGACGCACTCGCTCATTCCGGGCTTCGTGATTGATTCGTACACCGACAAAGATGGCAGGACGCTGAAGACCGAAACCAACCTGCTGGGCACAGCGTCGTACGAGGTCCCCAGGGAAGTGGCGCTGGAAGAGATCGCCGGCGAGGAACTGGATCTTGCGCTGGAGACGCTGGTGCGTGTGGAGGCCATCGAACGTCCCTTCGAAACAGAGCGGGTGCGGTATCGCATCACCGTCGAAGGGGGAGTGCAGAAGGATGACTTTCCGGAAGGTCCGACGCAGCAGCGAGAGGTCGTCAGCGATGACGTGGTGGAATTGACCGTCACGTCGATTCGGCCCGCTGCCGAAGAGGACTCGCCGTCGTCTTCTTCCCCCCCGGGTCCGGACTTCCTGAGTTCGACGCGGTTCCTCGAATGCAAGGATCCGCGCATCGTCGAACTGGCAGCCGAGGGGGTTGAGCCTGGCGGGACCGATGCCGAAGTGGCGATGGCTCTCGAAAAGTTCGTCCACCGGAAGATCCGTACGAAGGATTTCTCGACCGCACTGGCGACAGCATCCGAAGTCGCTCGGTCGCTGGAGGGGGACTGCACGGAGCATGCCGTCCTGCTGGCGGCACTGCTGCGGGTGCGTGAGATTCCATCGCGGGTTGCCGTCGGTCTGGTGTATTCGCCGCGTCACTCCGGCTTCGCGGGGCACATGTGGACCGAGGCGTACCTGGATGGCCGCTGGGTTCCTCTCGATGCGACGCTGGGTCGCGGGGGAATCGGGGCGACTCATATCAAGATGTCGGACTCGAGCCTGGCCGATGATGCGGCGGTTCCGGTCGGGGCGTTTGTCTCGGTGACGATGCTGCTGGGACGGATGCGGATCGAAGTCGAGTCGGTCGAACACCGGTAAGTGCAGGGGGAGACGAGTGGGAATGTCCTTCAGCCGCGTGGACGGTTGGGTGGGAGAGACACGCGTTACAACAGGCAGACAGGAACGTCAGCCCCACCTGTCTGCCGGGGTGGATGCATTCCCTTGAATCTGCCGGGCCCGCAGAGCCGTGGCACCCGGCTCGCTGGCCGGGGCGCGGGGAGGGAGACGCTGGTGAACGAATGGTATCGGCAGCTCGACATCGACGTTCCGCAGGATCAGTTCGATCGGCTGCCTCGTCACCCTGCGTACGACTATGGCTGGTGGGACGGGCAGGGGCATCTGCAGCCGTCTCCGAAACTCTACCACGGCCTGCTGCCGCTCGATGACGCCGGTGACGAGACGACGCTGGCAACACGGTCTGCAGAAGCCGGTGTGCGATTGCGGTCCGTGGAAGAGGAAGACTGGCCGCCGCTGGTGGATCTGTTTGATGCTGCGTTCCGAGGAACGGTTCCGTACTGCACGCTTGAGACCGATGCACGCCATGATGCCGCGTACGAGTCGCTGCGGCGGACGCGGCAAGGCGGAGACGGTCCTCTGGTAAACGAAGCGAGCAGCGTTGCGGTGAGCGGCAATGAATTGCTCGGGGCGATCCTGATCACGCTGATTCCGACCGGAAATCTCGAGCGTTTCGACGAACCGGGATGGACCGCGACCGCGCCGTCGGATGCGGTCGACCAGCGCTGGGGGCGGCCGCACGTCACGTGGGTGTTCGTTGCCCCGAAATCGGGCCGAAAGGGAATCGGCAGCCTGTTGCTTCGGCGGTCCGTAGAGAAGCTGGGGCAAATGGGCCATCGGGACCTGGCGAGCACCTTCTGCCCGGGGAATGTGGCGAGTCTGCTGTGGCACTGGCGAAGTGGCTTTCGATTGCTCTCGTGGCCCGGGACGCCGGATTCGGATTCGCATTCCGTCGCCGGGAACTGATTTTGACACAATCGGGACGCTCGGCTACCTTTCCCGCCCCGAAGACCTGTCCGGTGTGGTCGGGCCGATGGAACGGCCTGATGGTCCAACCGGAACGGACCAGCGCAGCAAGCGAAGGATCGCCGCGTGAGCGAAGGCAAGTCAGTGCTCGTGGTGGACGGACCGCAGGAGACGGCTCGAGTGATCGAGGCGATTCTCGGACCGCGCGGTGTCGACGTCAGCCGGGTTCGCAGACAATCGGCGAACCCGGAGACCGACAGCCCGAGATCGAGCCCCCCGAACCTGATCGTCTGCCACGTCGATGACAATGACGAGGCGAACGTCGAAGAATTGCCTGGCGTCCCGCGGGTGGTGATCGGAACGCTGCAGCAGTCCGGCGGCCCGAACGGTCGCTTTCTGCAGTCGCCGTTCGAGTACGGCGAACTTCTGCGGGCGGTCGAGGAACTGCTCGAACTGAAGGCATCCTGAGCGACGTTGTCGCGACGGCCGCACGAGCACACCATCACATCTTTCTGCAGGTCGCAGCGACCGGGCCCATGCGAGGTCGCCTTCCCGCAGTAGTCGCCACGGGCTGCAACAGGTATCCTGCGCCGTTTATGGACTCCTGCGCACATTGCCGGGACCATCAGCTGCGAGGGACCGAATGCACATCGTGATTCTGGGAGCCGGCACGGTCGGCACCTCAATTGCCGAACTGCTGTGTGCGAACCAGCACAACGTCTGCATCATCGATGATTCGCGTGCGGCGCTGGATGTCATCGAGGAGAAGCTGGACGTCCAGACGGTGCACGGGTCGGCGTGTGAGGTGATTCCGCTGTTCCAGGCCGGCGTACAGAATGCCGAACTCTGCCTGGCAGTCACACAGCGGGACGAAGTGAACCTGATCGGCGCGAGCTTGTCGCGGGCGATGGGAGCCCGTCGAAGCGTCGCCCGCATCTTCAATCCTGCCTACCGCGACATCAGCACGTTTGACTATCAGCGGCACTTTCACATCGATCGGCTGCTGAGCCTCGAACAGCTCACGGCCCTCGAACTTTCGAAGGGGGTCCGCAAGCGGGAACTGTTCGCGGTCGAACACTTTGCCCGAGGCGGCGTACAGGTTCAGGAGGTCGGCGCCGACTCTGACGCGCGTGCCGTCGGTCGCAAGCTGCGCGATCTGGAGCTTCCGTCTCACGTCCGGATCGGTCTGCTGTCGAACGGCTCGCGGGCCTGGATTCCAGCCGCCGACGACGTCATCCAGGCGGGAGATCGCGTGACGCTGATCGGTCAGGGAGACGCGATCGAAGAGGTCAAGAAGCGTTTCGAACGGAAGACGCAGGCGGCCCTGCGGGTGATCATCGTGGGTGGCGGTGAGGTCGGTTTTCACCTTGCCCGAGGATTGCAGCGGGACCGGTATCGCGTCGTGCTGATGGACACCGATGATCGCCGCTGCGAGTACCTTTCGCAGCGACTTCCCAAGTGCACGATCCTCAAGGCAGACGCCACCCGAAGGGGAGAGATGGAAGAAGCCCGGGTCGGCAGCGCCGACGTCTTCATCGCGACAATGGGGCGGGACGAGGACAACATTGTCTGCGGCGTCGAAGCCCGCGAACTGGGGGCGAAACGGATTCTGAGTGTCGTGCGGCGACCGGACTACGCAAACGTACTCGAGAAACTGGGAATCGACGTGGCCGTCAGCCCCCGCAAGGTGATGGCCCGGGAAGTTCTCGGCATGCTGGCTCACGGACCGATCATCGGTCAGAGCGAGATCGGCGGCGGCAGTGCCGCGGTCTGGGAGATCGAGATTCAGAAGGGCGCCCCGATCACGCGGGCCCCCCTCAAGGAGATCCAGCTGCAGAAGAGTCTCATTGCCGCCATCGTGCGCGAGGAACATGTTTCGGTCGCCGGCGGCGATGACCGTCTGCAGCCGGGCGATACGGCGGTTGTGCTCGTGCAGAAGGATTCGGAGGAACAGACGCTGGAACTGTTCGAGCCGGACGAGAAGTGAGGGGTGCGTGCAGCGCAACGCCTGCACGAAGCGTCAGGGCGAGAATCGACTCGCAAGCGACGGCAGACAGGAATGTCTGCCCCACCTGGACTTTCGGGGTGGATGCTTCACCGTGAACTCGCACGGCTCACAGAGCCAGCCCTTTGAAGGTGGTCTGGAACGACGCCTCCGGATTCGCTAAGCCTTTGTCTGCTCAGGACATCAAGGTTTTCGTCAGGGAGGACGGACCATGCTCGGCTCAGACGTGCTCGATCGGTTTGTGGACGAGGCCCCCGTCTGCGTGATGGTGCGGGCCTGCCTCGAGAACATCCTCGCCCCGCAGCGGCTCGATCAGCTGTTCCGGGAACACTCCGAAACGCAATATGAGCGCGAACTGACGTTCTCCAGCCTCGTCGAACTCATGTCCCTGGTCGTCTGCCGCATCGAACCCACCGTTCACGCCGCCTTCCAGCGGAAAAAGGAGTCGATGCCCGTTTCCGTCAAGGCCCTGTACGACAAGCTCAGCGGCGTCGAACCGCAGGTCTCGCAGGCTCTGGTGCGGCACATCGCCCAGGGAGCCGGCAACGTCATGGCCAACTGGAATAGCCGCACACCACTGCTGAAGGGCTATCACACCAGGGTGATCGACGGCAATCACATCACCGGGACCGACCATCGGCTCAAGGAGCTGCGTGAAGACGGGGCCGCAGCCCTGCCCGGCGTGGCCGTCGCGGTGCTCGATCCGGATCGCGGGCTGATCGAAGACGTGCTCGTCGCCGAAGATGCCTACACGCAGGAGGTCAAGCTGGCCGCCCCCATCTTCGAGCAGGTGCAGCCGAAGGATCTGATCATTGCCGACCGGCACTACTGCACCAGCGGGGTGCTGTTCGGCATCAAGGACCGGGATGGCTGCTTCCTGATGCGCCAGCACATGGGACACCTCCGCTGGGAGCTGATCGGCGAGCGTCGCTGCAAGGGGCCGGCGGAGAACGGCCTGCTGTATGAACAGACCATGCAGCTGACGGACCCCGACACCGGCAAGAGAATGGAGATCCGCAGGATCACCCTCGAACTGGACAAGCCCGTGCGTGGCGGCGACACGGAGCTGCACCTGCTGACCAACCTGCCGCCGCAGGCTGCCGATGCCGAGCAGGTGGCGGCTCTGTACCGCAAACGGTGGACGATCGAGACGGCCTTTCAGCACATCACGACCTCGCTGTGCTGCGAGCTGAACACGCTGGGTTTTCCGCGGGCAGCGCTGTTCTCGTTCTGTATGGCGGTGGCGTGCTTCAACGTATTTGCGCTGGTGCCGGCGGCGATGGCGCACGTGCACGGCCATGAGTGGGTCGACGACAACGTGTCGCTGTATTACCTGACGGAGGAACTGAGCGGCACCTACCGAGGTATGATGATTGCGTTGCCGCCGGAGGAGTGGTCCGGTTTTCGGGAACTTCCCGCCTTGCGGCTGGCCGAGACGTTGGTGGAGCTCGTCGGCCGGGCGAAGCTGTCTCGGTACCAGAAGCACAAGCGGAAATCGAAGAAGCGGTCCCGCCGTGAGTATGCTCCGAAGAAGCACGTTTCGACGGCCCAGAAGTTGAAGGCCAGGGCCGCGAAGAAATCGGCGAAGAAGAAAACGGGCAAGGTGAAGCGGAAGCCGCCGACCTGAGGCCTCCGCCGCACCTTCAAAGGGCTGGCTCACAGAGCCGTGGCACCCGGGCAGGGCGCGAATCGACTCGCACGCGACGGCAGACAGGAATGTCTGCCCCACCTGTTCTTTCGAGGTGGATGCTTCACCGTGAACTCGCACGGCTCGCAGAGCCGTGGCACGCGGGCAGGGCGCGAATCGACTCGCACGCGACGGCAGACAGGAATGTCTGCCCCACCTGTTCTTTCGAGGTGGATGCTTCACCGTGAACTCGCACGGCTCGCAGAGCCGTGGCACGCGGGCCTGGGCAGTGGCCCCCAGGTAGACAGGAATGTCCGCCCCAGCTGACGCGGCCGGTGGGCTTTCGTGCACCGAACCTACTTCTTCTCGACCTCGGCTGAGG
This region includes:
- a CDS encoding M14 family zinc carboxypeptidase; the encoded protein is MLSRCPVALLLLLLTMPFAGCTAVGRPRPQPTYQTSPSPGGPATAPTPSAPGGTYPAIPDPNALTPEMLRPQLQVDLGNPEALGDDTDSSQGVRRPIAPAEPSDRSGPARPPENVAKNRAGGSGELRRTGSTSKLWNNTFRSTGKRPLQTRRLGNGPTRILVTSSLHGNQSESVTVVEQLLDQFLRRPDLLNGYSVVFVRTPNPDGLAEGTMTNLRGVDLNRNFPSDRFTARPTTLTGPAPASEVETQALVRLMQDFRPQRVIHLRSGLGSRPMITGNTVSTPRLSEIGVDGRIETGTFSGDLKAGSLEEYVSRQLKAEILVVQLPRQLDQPALTNATTAAMAATLGRLPASDAHIVKMQPPVPEQAGRRGSTTPANADGSKGFVELLPPPPGVSTTPTGRRTSNDHRFYELPPPPPQS
- a CDS encoding GNAT family N-acetyltransferase — its product is MNEWYRQLDIDVPQDQFDRLPRHPAYDYGWWDGQGHLQPSPKLYHGLLPLDDAGDETTLATRSAEAGVRLRSVEEEDWPPLVDLFDAAFRGTVPYCTLETDARHDAAYESLRRTRQGGDGPLVNEASSVAVSGNELLGAILITLIPTGNLERFDEPGWTATAPSDAVDQRWGRPHVTWVFVAPKSGRKGIGSLLLRRSVEKLGQMGHRDLASTFCPGNVASLLWHWRSGFRLLSWPGTPDSDSHSVAGN
- a CDS encoding PspA/IM30 family protein, whose product is MSYFSRLSDIVTCNLSALLAESDDPAATLTEIINEMQQGIAGARRSVSTARDNVVRIESEIFEQRQTIDDWMDQARSALSAGEEETARRHLMRKREVEDLIAGLEQQLSAATATRNHLQTMLNALEARLHDARRRLASLEAGQPATEVASGDGSPGGGDVDDDSRLRDVEADLEALRRELQ
- a CDS encoding RNA polymerase sigma factor, yielding MTVDDDELMIRLQGGDDSAFEELLERYQGPLQGFFFRNTRDAQLSEDLTQETLLKVYNQAWDYLPSGRFRGWMYRIARNLLIDDVRKRSHDALVKALKRSPNTEDDAMQRLAAEVLTPSERASAREFVDLVDRLLGEIPEEQRQVFLLHHYVGLSLPEVAESMEIPLATSKSRLRLAREKLTVKLRAHGVQAPGSAT
- a CDS encoding IS4 family transposase, with protein sequence MLGSDVLDRFVDEAPVCVMVRACLENILAPQRLDQLFREHSETQYERELTFSSLVELMSLVVCRIEPTVHAAFQRKKESMPVSVKALYDKLSGVEPQVSQALVRHIAQGAGNVMANWNSRTPLLKGYHTRVIDGNHITGTDHRLKELREDGAAALPGVAVAVLDPDRGLIEDVLVAEDAYTQEVKLAAPIFEQVQPKDLIIADRHYCTSGVLFGIKDRDGCFLMRQHMGHLRWELIGERRCKGPAENGLLYEQTMQLTDPDTGKRMEIRRITLELDKPVRGGDTELHLLTNLPPQAADAEQVAALYRKRWTIETAFQHITTSLCCELNTLGFPRAALFSFCMAVACFNVFALVPAAMAHVHGHEWVDDNVSLYYLTEELSGTYRGMMIALPPEEWSGFRELPALRLAETLVELVGRAKLSRYQKHKRKSKKRSRREYAPKKHVSTAQKLKARAAKKSAKKKTGKVKRKPPT
- a CDS encoding transglutaminase-like domain-containing protein, which gives rise to MGTPRDLISSRRIVAIVLACMMLTVGRANAETSSTTEPTESWQVIYIGGKRVGYAWSSERSVERDGRTVIVTDVLTQMTITRFNGRLTMRVKQQTEEDTEGNLLKFVFELANPPNSNTKTVGIVEGDQLQLTTTSGGRTQKSMQEWDNNVKSPAWQERVLRESPLEEGDTRSFKTFDPQFNRVAEIGLSHEGTKETELLDGKTRELEHIKVTHSLIPGFVIDSYTDKDGRTLKTETNLLGTASYEVPREVALEEIAGEELDLALETLVRVEAIERPFETERVRYRITVEGGVQKDDFPEGPTQQREVVSDDVVELTVTSIRPAAEEDSPSSSSPPGPDFLSSTRFLECKDPRIVELAAEGVEPGGTDAEVAMALEKFVHRKIRTKDFSTALATASEVARSLEGDCTEHAVLLAALLRVREIPSRVAVGLVYSPRHSGFAGHMWTEAYLDGRWVPLDATLGRGGIGATHIKMSDSSLADDAAVPVGAFVSVTMLLGRMRIEVESVEHR
- the trkA gene encoding Trk system potassium transporter TrkA; the protein is MHIVILGAGTVGTSIAELLCANQHNVCIIDDSRAALDVIEEKLDVQTVHGSACEVIPLFQAGVQNAELCLAVTQRDEVNLIGASLSRAMGARRSVARIFNPAYRDISTFDYQRHFHIDRLLSLEQLTALELSKGVRKRELFAVEHFARGGVQVQEVGADSDARAVGRKLRDLELPSHVRIGLLSNGSRAWIPAADDVIQAGDRVTLIGQGDAIEEVKKRFERKTQAALRVIIVGGGEVGFHLARGLQRDRYRVVLMDTDDRRCEYLSQRLPKCTILKADATRRGEMEEARVGSADVFIATMGRDEDNIVCGVEARELGAKRILSVVRRPDYANVLEKLGIDVAVSPRKVMAREVLGMLAHGPIIGQSEIGGGSAAVWEIEIQKGAPITRAPLKEIQLQKSLIAAIVREEHVSVAGGDDRLQPGDTAVVLVQKDSEEQTLELFEPDEK
- a CDS encoding TraR/DksA family transcriptional regulator yields the protein MLKEKDLEQFKTLLITLQARLRGDVNHLSTGALNGGQDSKSPTHMAELGTDAYEQDFSLSLMESEQNVLEEIRDALKRIEEGTYGLCEGCLAEGKSHSKSSIPKTRLKVLPHARNCVECERKREELSA